A genomic region of Gallus gallus isolate bGalGal1 chromosome 19, bGalGal1.mat.broiler.GRCg7b, whole genome shotgun sequence contains the following coding sequences:
- the LOC417536 gene encoding uncharacterized protein LOC417536 precursor (The RefSeq protein has 1 substitution compared to this genomic sequence) has protein sequence MKGSAAALAALLLLALCSSAVAHLDGLPSTCCLSYVQRPVPRNLIASAYITSSKCRLPAVILVTKKGREICANPEESWVQKRLELLQEQEN, from the exons ATGAAGGGCTCCGCAGCCGCCCTGGCcgctctgctcctcctggccCTCTGCTCCTCGGCTGTGGCCCACCTGG ATGGCCTACCCTCAACCTGCTGCTTGTCCTACGTTCAACGTCCCGTCCCACGCAGCCTCATTGCCTCCGCCTACATCACCAGCAGCAAATGCCGCCTGCCAGCGGTGAT CCTGGTGACCAAGAAAGGGAGGGAGATATGTGCAAACCCCGAGGAGTCCTGGGTGCAGAAACGCCTGGAACTCTTGCAGGAGCAAGAAAACTGA